A genomic segment from Bacteroidales bacterium encodes:
- a CDS encoding HEAT repeat domain-containing protein, whose product MRFFCSACWNEIAPDTKVCPFCGADIEALDASSFDEKVIRAFHHPDPQTVRRAVFISGEKQIPQAIQPLVELLANSHDPYLQEEIIKALCHYNDPSLIGLLQTYSRAPYSFIVRKIADECFNKLLNKKPPTEK is encoded by the coding sequence ATGCGATTCTTTTGTTCTGCCTGCTGGAATGAGATTGCCCCGGATACGAAGGTTTGCCCTTTTTGTGGTGCTGATATTGAAGCACTTGATGCTTCTTCGTTCGACGAAAAAGTAATCCGTGCTTTTCATCATCCCGATCCTCAAACAGTGAGGCGGGCTGTGTTTATTTCGGGAGAAAAACAAATTCCGCAGGCTATTCAGCCGCTTGTTGAGTTGCTCGCAAACAGCCATGATCCTTATCTTCAGGAAGAAATCATTAAGGCACTCTGCCACTACAATGATCCTTCCCTGATTGGACTGCTGCAAACCTACAGCCGGGCTCCCTATTCTTTCATCGTTCGTAAAATCGCAGACGAGTGCTTTAATAAGCTGCTGAACAAAAAACCACCGACAGAAAAATGA